Genomic DNA from Carassius gibelio isolate Cgi1373 ecotype wild population from Czech Republic chromosome B14, carGib1.2-hapl.c, whole genome shotgun sequence:
TGCTCCtctgtttaatttataaataggTTGTGTGCTAGACAAAAATTAGTTTTTCTTATCTGCCCAAAGCACTTTTGAGAGAAGTGTTTGCCCTTAAAACAACTCTTAAGTGGCCTTCCATTCAGAACGACTGGTAGTTAGTAAGCGGGAAACACTCGGCAGTGGCACTCCTCGGTGTATATGGCACACATCTCACTGCTTAGGCTTTAATGTGTATTTAGCAGGTCTGGAGTGTGATGCTAAACCTGTTCACCGTTTCAGGATGCACATGTAATGCTTCAGTTATATTTACTGGTTGCTATTAACCCAATATGTTGAGAATAATAAATCTCCTCATTCAGTGTTGAGGATCAATAAATCATGGTTGTTGACTGTAATGGTGTTTCAGTTATTTGCATGACTGCATTGTCGTAAAAATGGGTTGCATCTGGTTTAGTAggggttcatttttatttaatttttttttttttttggttttggacCCAGGTTCATAACAGTCGAGTGGCACATTTGGTCCCTTCGATTTTGAATAAAGATGCTGTTATTGAATGATGGAGCCGCACACGCTATTGGATCGAACAGTAAACCTGTGATGCACTGATAAGCAGATGTTACACATCCTTGTGTGCCATTATGGCTGGAAGCTGCAGAAAGACCAATCAAGTGGAGAACTTACTATTCAGTTTTGTGTGCAATGTAAATTAAGCAGTTAATATAAAAGAGCTGTAGGTGGTCTGTGTGTGTTAGCGTCATATTGTTCGACTGCTGCAACAACAGACTGCAACGAGCACAAAACACCTTCAAGATTTAAAACTAATGCTCATGgaaatattaatttcatatttattgcatttttttcaatcttaaaaaaatgcatgtttccaGGTTACAATTAAGAGTAATCAAAGTATTGCCTGAATGACAGAAAAATACGGTTCTAAGAGAAGATAAATCATGcagtaaatgtcattttatttaattaagacTATTCCAGATGgctatttttaaagattttaggagccaaatgtgaaacCACTCTTTGAAACCAAACTTTGCTATCCTAGAAACCACCAAAATTCAAGAGTTTTGTGACCTTGAAGAGCATGATGGATTAATGCTTGCTGAAATATGTTAATAcccaggagctaaaccatttggGCCATAATGTTCCTGATCCATTTTGGTATGCTAGAGGTGTTCttctagaatataaaataaaacatttgctaATTTAGTTGTAACAGTGCAAAATATTAAAAGGGGTGAGATATATGTCATAATAGCAACACTATGAATGTAAATATCATGATTTCACTTAAACTATAACGTTTActttaaaatgcaaattcatatgaaataaaaaatgtcataaatgtGCATCAAATTCATGGAAATGATTAAACCCCATTGCTtacaataattattacatttaagaaGAACACCAACAGCAAGCTACTTGATGCCTTTTGTGACCTAAGGGTGTAATTTGACCTTTTAACTTAAAAACTattggtttttattttaagtataggTTGCCAGAgtagaaataataaaattttattgggatttataaaataaaagggttaataaataataatcaataaaaggGATTTATTGAGGATGCAGTATTAGCACTGTGTAGAACATTACGATAATccaactagcttttctgcatcagaaacagaaaacatgttCTGTAACTTATCAATGCGTCTATGGTAGAAGAATGTTGTTTTTGTGATGGGAAATATGAGTTTGAAAAGCACCAAACAAACATTGATACTAAATGCATTATTGTACTCAGACCGAGTCTCACTAAATGATTTAATAGCAACAGTTGTAATTTTGTAGACAACGGCAGAAATGGTGAAACTGTCCTGAAAAACCAGTCCAGAATCCACAAGGAAATGGTAGAAAACTTTCTTTTCTTACAGTACTTTTACTTTCCATCTGAATGAAGACATGTGACAAGTACacgattatgaatgacattgaaaATGAACACATTGAGATTTCTCCAGATATTTAGCTGCTATGATCCATCCGCACTGCAGAACGTCCCTCAGCGCGAGATTTAATCGCTGTTAAACGACTGAATCTCCAGATCAGACAACATGTTCCTGCGAGATGAAACAAGACCACAGAGGACCGGATCAGAATGGTTTCATTCGACTGAAATCTGTAGGGTTTCCTAAAGAGCAACTCTTACCTCTGCTGCTCTGAGAGCTCAAACTCCTGCAGGACCCTCTGGATGAGTTTGGGGGTCCCGGGCAAACAGAAGCCGGCGGAGATCTGCACCAGCTCCACCGCCTGATTCACTTCCCCAGCCTCCTTTACACACACCAAGAACTTGTTCAACAGCTCCTCACTGACAGAACAACACATCACACTATTAAGGCATGAAATATCATCATTTAATTCAGCTTCTTTGGTGCAATAAAGTGCATCTGggttttaaaaactttaaatcctaaaaaaaaaagtttatttctacAATCTAGATATTGTTCTAATTAGAGTATGCttgattgtaaaacatctaaaagcCACGTAAAATCACTTGTCGAAGTTTCTGAGACCCTGATCGTACCTGGGAACTCTGTTGTGTGTTTTGAAGAGTTTGAGCATTTCCCTGAATGAAGAGAAGAGAAAGGAAATCTGTGAGGTGCTTTAACCAGATTTGATCTGGATCAGATTACAGATGTGCATTAAGGATTGTACCAGGCGTCCCGTGTCCTGTGAGCGGCCAGTAACACAGAGATGAGGTCATTGAGAGAACCAGCCGTCCAGTTCAGCAAAACTTTGCCCCGGTCACCAGTGTCGTATATTTTCTTGATGTCCAGTGCACACTCAGCGAACGACTCCTGCACCTGTCCAGAAAATATATAGTGACAGTGGCCAAGTttagtgacccatactctgaatttgtgttctgcatttcacccattcaagtgaataaaacacacaaacacacacacacacggagcagtgggcgtCCATACTGCTGTGGCGCATGTGCATTACAAACCAGCACTATTTTACAGACTgacactgatacacacacacacgcacacacacaaggtTAATGTAATCCACTGACAAAGCATAGAATTGAAAGAGGAATCAAAGGAGGAAGACTTGAAGAAAGGGATGAGTATAAACCAGTGTAGATGTAGATGAGGCAGAGGTAGTACCTCCTGATTGTGCTTCTCTCTTGCCATAAGTGTCAGCAGCTCTTCCACTAGATTCTGCCTGTTGGCATGCCCCAACTGCTTGATATCTGTGGAAAAGGACATTAGACAATACTTTAAGACGGTCATCTAAATGTGATGCCAGAATTATACATTAGAGATGCACACATTGTGGTTTTCTTGGCCAATTCTGATGTGACCTGCCGATAGAGATTTTCTTTCTAAAAACTATAAATGACCGCATTTACCTTTCCATATTAGTGGGATGAGGTCTAATCGGTTGTCTGTGTCCAGCGCTTGGAGCAGGTCTCTCATGACGTTAGAACTGGGGTAGTACACCTGCACAGCAGACCTCATCAATGCACTTCACCAATCTGTGTGCGTTCACATGAATATGATCCACACTTCTGATCATGTGTTACTCACTGAAGGAACAAGATCTCTGTACCACTTCAGCATCACATCGATGTTCTCCATCATACAGAGCAGACTGAAGAACCGCGCACTGAAAGACAAGCAGAAGATAAGCATTTTTTGCAGTATTATTGCTGCTTTTGTCTTATTATAGTGTCCCAACCAACACAATTTTTATATATGGTTATTTTTTCCATTCACATATGTAATTCTAATGATCTTTTAAGTTCTTTATATTAAGTGCTTCCATGCTTTGGTCAGCTTGGCTCATGCACATATTTCCCCCCACTGCAGGTCACATTTTATCcccattaaaatgtgtttttttttaatcacagtttTTAATGCACAGTCAACAAATCAGTTCATTGGATTAGTTGCAGCAGGCCTGTGCTGAGTGTCACATTAGAGAAAGCGTTGATgggaaaatatattattttgctgGTTTATACTTACTAGTAAATGTTCTGTTGGAAATCTTTTCCCAGGAGTCTCCAGTTCTCTCCAACCCCCAGCAGCTCGTGGACCCTGTACGCCTGCTCCATGTCTTTAGTGTCAAGACACTGTAGATACAGATGCCAACAGGGTCACAACATGACATTTACCTTAAACAGTGTTGTGGAAAAGATGCGTTTAAATGCACTTACGATCCTCATAGCAGTAATGAAGAACAGTGCTGAAAAACAGAAGCAAAGCAGGTGTCACGTGCTTTTACAAACAGGGCATTAATACATGTGTCCTGTCCCAATACCCACACCTGGCACTCTCAGTTTCCGTAACGCACACTAAATCTCTAAATGTTAGGCTAAAAGGTTTTTCTTCTCTGAGGCACAGTATATCCCATCATTCATCATGTTCAAGAACACATGTACCCTGaaatcacactttattttaaaagcattacaaatCTAAATGTGTAAACTTTAGACACGCTTGTGATCTTCACACTCACTTGAACACTTTGGCCAAATAACACAAATATACTGCTCAACAAAAACTAAAGAAACAGGTTTTAATCGGAGTATAGCATCAAGTCAATTAATCTCGGGGATACTGATCTGAGCTCATATTCACAAACCATCTTAAGGCTAAGAGGAGCTCAGAACTCGCTGATTTAAgaggaaatattaaaaatgatgaGTGTGTCAATCCTAAATcctgactctggaccacaaaaccagtcttgagtcgctgtggtatatttttagcaatactaaaaaaaaaaaaaaaaaaaaacattgtatgggtcaaaatgattgatttttctttaaggccaaaaatcattaggatatgtaAGTTGTCTTAAGTAACGATATGCAGATACCATCATCAGGGTCCTGTGGAGAGAAGCTCTTTCCTGACACCTCGTTCATCACTTCCTGTAGAACATCAGTTTGGCCTTGAACTGGGGCACCTGCAgagcaaagcatgatgggaaatgcatgactgtgtgtttctgtgcatgTGTACGCGCATTTAACATGGCCATTTAATTAAGAATTCAAAGAattgtcattttaatatatataaaaaaaagagtctttATGACCTGGTTTATAAAATATGGCGAGCAAGTGAGTGTAAGAGGCCAGACTGGGATCTGAAATCaaagaaaattaaaatcaattgTAAACCAAAACATTGATAAAGCACTTCCTTCCTGTAAGTAATGATGACTCAACGGACCGATGGAGAGAGACTTCATCTCACTGATCACGGGGAAGGCCTGCGATCGGCCCACAGTGCCACAGCGTCTCAAAGCCTTCAGGACGGCGTTCAGCGTCAGGAGGTTCGGCTTGACCTTCTGCTCTGCCATCTGCTTCAGAAGATCCTACGAAACACACGCAGACTGAGGAACGAACTACTTGACTTCAGAAACAGCAACGGTTCAATCACATACCACGATCAGCTCCCATTTCTCATTGTATTTCTCTTTGACTTCCGGGGCGGCTGTGATCAGGGCGTTGAACGTGTGCACGTCGGCTAGAGGAAGGAAACGAGGCATCTCAGCTCAGCTCGGCAAACGTTTGGTTTGAAATGTGTCACACCGTGAAGCACAAACCTTTCAGTCGGCTGTTGAGCAGGTCGGTGTAGAAGCTGAACGCTTTAGAATGAGCTCCGTACTGTGAAAGCAGACACACGCGCGGTCATCTCCTGCGCTCAAACTAGAAATCAGATGTGTGAGGAGTTCCCCTCATCCGTTACCTTCACCATGCCTCGTATCACAGCGCTGTACGAATGTGCGTTCGGCTCCGACAGCAGCGCAAAGATCCTCTCTGCATTATTGTTCTCTCTAAAGGGGAGAAACCAGAAAAGGTGACAGCTTATGATATGAGTCTATTTGCTTGACTTTGTGTTGTTATGCAGATAAACTACCAGCAAAGAATAATTTTTAGAATTTAGAACTTTTAGAATATGattgtttttatgcttttgagAGAATTTAGAATTACTCCAATTATTCTTCCAattcaatgttggaaacagtttttgctgctcaGAATTTTTGTCTCATGACTCATTTTGATTaaagaaaaagtttaaaagaatggcattcatttgaaacaaatcttttgtaacattataaatgtcatttttgattcatttaatgcgTCTTTGCTGGATAAAAACAGTATTTACAAAGATATTAAGCagtagaaaaaatttaaatagttattataaattgtaacattttttcttaaacattaaaaaaacaatcttAATTTTTCCAAACTTTTTGCGTGTATACAAACAGGTTTTACAAGAGAGAGAAAAGCGCTCACTTCCAGCTAGCCTTCAGTAGATCGCTAGCTTTAGCTCCTCTTCCTTTCTTAGCCTGCGGTTCATCCTGAACATCCTCCTGCGGTTTTACCAGTGGATAAAGAGTGGTGTTAAATAAATCAACATAATGCATGTCTTATTGGTTATTATAAAATGAAGCAATATTACTGGTTCAGATAaccacattttaaatatatatatgcactgaTGAATTGCACCAGGCCTACCGTCTCCTCAATCCTCTGTTCCGGGACGTTCTCTTGTGCGGGATCATGATCTCCATACAAACAAATCAGATCTAACAACTGATTGGTCACATCCAATGACACTGGTGTACCTGTCCAGAATACAGCGATCAGCTGCACGGTTCGACTCGAATAACATCTGCCGTAATATTACATGCAATGGCAGATCTGGCTGGTTCTTACCGGCCTGCTGCAGCTGGTCGAACAGATCCACAGCGGCTCTGACCTTCCTCATCCGAACTCTCTCTACGAGCGCAGCTTCAGACACCTCCTCGATCTGAGCCTCGAGAGAGTCCGGCATCAGACACTTCCAACAGAAGAAACACTCATGAGCACGAGCACTCGTAGACCAGTCAAACCATGAGACACTAGTACTGCACACTCACAGGGATATGAGGCTGAGCGTAGTCCTTCTGGAAGTATTTCGGGTATGTATTGATGAAATATTTGGCAGCGTTTCTTCCCGACTCCTGGGACAAGGAAAACAGTTTCTGTGTGGGAGAAAAAGAAGCTAGCGTTAGAAAAGTTGCAGTATATACACATTCATtcactttaatgtttaaataaacattctATTAATGTAAAGGGTATGTTGTGTGTTTGTAGAAACCACAGCTATCGTAACCTCTTCTCTAATAGTCTGAACTGAAACCTGACATGGTTCGATAGCCCAAACTCACAAACTCTGACGATGTTTTTGGCGTGAGGTATGGATCATCCTGGAATCTGTAATCTGAGGCTGTAGGATCCTAGAACAAACACAACAAGCAACTCAGCTTAAATGATATCTGCTaacaatgtattttaatatgGTTGTTACGAGTTGTCTGATGAACATACCCTTTTCACAGTGGATGCCAGTGCCTGTAAAACAGCCTCTTTGCTCCTGataacagaagaaataaaatgttattgaatacattattttaatatgaaatatgaaattcaTAAATTTAGATTCTTCAGTTCAGATCTGGCTAGTACATACCATGTTTTCTTCTTTGGAATGACTATTTCTtctgaaaaaatgaataaataaataacaataataataataataaaaattattataaacacacacacacacacacacacacgcacacgcacacgcatatatatatatatatatatatatatatatatatatatatatatatatatatatatatatatgagagaaagagaaagagcatCTCAATGTAAGAAAGCATATGATAATTCCTATTAAACAGACATGATTATCAGACCTGGAGAAGAAACGGCAAGTTGTTGATCTGCTGCAGAATTCAGAGCAAAACTCCTGAAATCAAATAATCGCATAATGAGTGGCTTATAACACTCGAGCAGAAACACACAGCCCCTTCAAATGACCTACAGACAACCAAACGCTTCTTTAAAGGCATTAAACAAATGTTATATGATAAAACGGGACAAATAAGCCGGTCTTTATGCATTTATCTGACCTGTTTGACCATAACTTCTGCAGATGAATTCGCAATATTCTGCTTCTCTTAAACACATGATGCCCGAGAGCTTGAGAACAGGAGGACGCCATGACACCAAACTGCGTGCTCACAAAATATTCAGTGGCACTTCTCTAATGACATCATAGTGACTCCTGCAGGGGGCGCTTGGCGGCTCGGAAAGCAGAAATCTCATCGGAACCACCACAGCCGGCTGTGATTGGTCCATCCTGTTTAGCGCTGAGAAAGGTCACACATATCATGTGACCAAACCGTCAACATATTGCATTTTTATCATTGTCTTGGCAATCATTTATGTCTAGATAACGACACACAAAGTTTAATAACTTATTGAATTAAAATACTAAATTGAAGAATTCAATAAGAATAActattttattctaatttattttactcaatTTAGATTTCCATTCTACCATTCATTCGTTTTCTACGGTCGGGATATACCATCtcaaaacacaatataaaataaaactttcttcATAATGACCTGCAGAATATTAATTTTCAGGGTATTATACTAGCTTATAATTATCATCTGATATTGTTTCAAATCTCAATGTCTCTAACGTTACTTCTCTCGCTTTTGAACATATTCCAGTCTAATGTACCTGTGCTTGTTATTTGGTTTCGTCCGATCGCTCAGTACACGTTCCCACGTGTTACATCTTCACATGACGCACGTGGGGAATACAGAGAGTTTTCGTTtctaatttatgtattttattttagggaAATGCTGTTTTCAAAAGAAACACCATGGAGGCGATTAGAGGGCATGTCGTTTGGCTTGTTCTCCGCCGATGAAATAAGGTAATAATGCACTCACACCCAACACAGCTAAAGAACTAGCCGGAGCTCAGTTGAGTATCACTGTAAAGACACCAATGGTTAATGTCTATTAAAAACATACAGTTTATTTAACTTACGCTGAACTTTGTGACAACATGGCCCATATGCTGTCATACTAAAAGCGGGTAAGTTGTTAGCAGTGAAATGCAAACATAGTTTTGTAGACCTTCTGACATCTTCCCCGTGTTATCCGTGTCATAGGAAGCTGAGTGTGAAAAGCATCACTAACTCCCAGCTGCTGGATAATGTGGGCAATGCCGCGGCTAACGGGCTGTATGACCTGGCTCTGGGTCCAGCTGATAACAAGGAGATCTGCTCCACCTGCATGCAGGACTTCACCAGCTGTCCTGGACACTTCGGTCACGTAGATCTGCCCCTTCCCGTCTACAACCCTATGTTTTTCGATGTAAGTGTCAATATGCAGTTGCATGTCCTCCTTTTCAGGTCTCATGCAGTTATGATGTGGGTTTATCTGGGGTTTATGGAGTCTGTCTTTATAGTTTCTTTTGTTTTGGTAGGAAtgcatgcatatatgtatatatatatctattgacatgaagaaacagaacgaACTGAGACAGACTGAATCCAGAAGAaatgtggcaatgtctccaagatgcttcaagagacctacctgcaaagctacattactgttaaaagtttaAGCACTTGTgtataaatgctgtaaaataaggATGCTGTTAAAAATAGATCTTCTTTATCAATTAACTTGTATTAACTAAATGAAATCCACATTTGGTGTGACAACCCTATGTGTTTAAAGCTGCGTTTGCCCTCGGTGcacttgtgcattgtttttcagggagctttgcaggtttcttgatgTTTCTTGGTGACACtgtcacagttcttctggattgagtctgtctcagtttcatctgtttcttcatgttactccagacagactgatgatgatcagatctctgtgtgcagcACTGGCTGCTGCGAGGTGCTGCAATCTCTGGccaaatgaatgtttggaaatgtaaactgatatttcctaccgACACCTACCGATTAATCTGGTGAAAATAGTAGTGTACTAgtcattttggccaccactgtatatattctcacacacacacacatgcatacaaatatattgtGTAACCCCTAACGTCAATGTCTTTACAGAAATTGTATTTGCTCATCCGGGGTTCATGCCTGGGATGCCACATGTTGAAGTGTCCCAGAACGGCTGTTCATTTGCTGCTGGGCCAGCTGAAGCTCCTGGACGTGGGTGCGATGAAGGAGGTGTACGAGCTTGAGAACGTTCTCAATCAGGTCAGGAGCTTGTCATTAAGCTTAAAGCAAGGTATCTTGTAGAGAGAAGCTGCAGCATCTTTCATTGGACTGAAGGGCTTCTATATTGTGTTGTTGTGGTCCTCTCTCTCAGTTCGTGGAGGTCAATGCTCAGCCGTCTGGAATAGAAATCCAGGAAGCTCTGGAGGCGTTCATCACACCCATTCTGAGAGCCAATGAGGACAACCAGCACACTGCCCCGGTGAGTCTGAAACCCACACATCTCTCTGTTTCGTCTTTTACCCACCTTTTCCTTTAGTAGTATCATAGAATCTTTCTAGCTGCATTTTATACATTAACTTTGATTTCAGATCAAACATATCTGTGAGAAAAAGTCCAGTCTCATCAACAGTTTCTGGAGGGTATACATGGGCCCGAGGAAATG
This window encodes:
- the ptcd3 gene encoding pentatricopeptide repeat domain-containing protein 3, mitochondrial isoform X2, producing the protein MASSCSQALGHHVFKRSRILRIHLQKLWSNRSFALNSAADQQLAVSSPEIVIPKKKTWSKEAVLQALASTVKRDPTASDYRFQDDPYLTPKTSSEFKLFSLSQESGRNAAKYFINTYPKYFQKDYAQPHIPCLMPDSLEAQIEEVSEAALVERVRMRKVRAAVDLFDQLQQAGTPVSLDVTNQLLDLICLYGDHDPAQENVPEQRIEETEDVQDEPQAKKGRGAKASDLLKASWKENNNAERIFALLSEPNAHSYSAVIRGMVKYGAHSKAFSFYTDLLNSRLKADVHTFNALITAAPEVKEKYNEKWELIVDLLKQMAEQKVKPNLLTLNAVLKALRRCGTVGRSQAFPVISEMKSLSIDPSLASYTHLLAIFYKPGAPVQGQTDVLQEVMNEVSGKSFSPQDPDDALFFITAMRICLDTKDMEQAYRVHELLGVGENWRLLGKDFQQNIYYARFFSLLCMMENIDVMLKWYRDLVPSVYYPSSNVMRDLLQALDTDNRLDLIPLIWKDIKQLGHANRQNLVEELLTLMAREKHNQEVQESFAECALDIKKIYDTGDRGKVLLNWTAGSLNDLISVLLAAHRTRDAWEMLKLFKTHNRVPSEELLNKFLVCVKEAGEVNQAVELVQISAGFCLPGTPKLIQRVLQEFELSEQQRNMLSDLEIQSFNSD
- the ptcd3 gene encoding pentatricopeptide repeat domain-containing protein 3, mitochondrial isoform X1, coding for MASSCSQALGHHVFKRSRILRIHLQKLWSNRSFALNSAADQQLAVSSPEEIVIPKKKTWSKEAVLQALASTVKRDPTASDYRFQDDPYLTPKTSSEFKLFSLSQESGRNAAKYFINTYPKYFQKDYAQPHIPCLMPDSLEAQIEEVSEAALVERVRMRKVRAAVDLFDQLQQAGTPVSLDVTNQLLDLICLYGDHDPAQENVPEQRIEETEDVQDEPQAKKGRGAKASDLLKASWKENNNAERIFALLSEPNAHSYSAVIRGMVKYGAHSKAFSFYTDLLNSRLKADVHTFNALITAAPEVKEKYNEKWELIVDLLKQMAEQKVKPNLLTLNAVLKALRRCGTVGRSQAFPVISEMKSLSIDPSLASYTHLLAIFYKPGAPVQGQTDVLQEVMNEVSGKSFSPQDPDDALFFITAMRICLDTKDMEQAYRVHELLGVGENWRLLGKDFQQNIYYARFFSLLCMMENIDVMLKWYRDLVPSVYYPSSNVMRDLLQALDTDNRLDLIPLIWKDIKQLGHANRQNLVEELLTLMAREKHNQEVQESFAECALDIKKIYDTGDRGKVLLNWTAGSLNDLISVLLAAHRTRDAWEMLKLFKTHNRVPSEELLNKFLVCVKEAGEVNQAVELVQISAGFCLPGTPKLIQRVLQEFELSEQQRNMLSDLEIQSFNSD